A region from the Dehalococcoides mccartyi CG5 genome encodes:
- a CDS encoding reductive dehalogenase codes for MPNFHHTISRRNFMKGLGILGTGLGTAAATAPVFHDLDDIISSPKAEWKRPWWVKYREADNPTTEIDWSLMNRWDARQTAQAPGIQAKYLGADEIKKRYANVLTNKVKAITHDTPGQTLRDYALSSGAGYFMNLPYVTTFMGPQKVATPQSLSVPVWQGTPEENSRMLRSAVIFYGGGQVGFGVIDQKIKDKLVFTNHKGAANSIGFVENFPPPPALGKSYLFEDVEQGYEGATTFVLPSNKQLYEFCFTVPMSKDMFRTANESQIMYSANLSRYRLFGNIQNCIQEFIRSLGYTCYGYASPFSGMMPAIASAQLTGITEGNRNNGFCTSPEYGPILGVFSLVTDMPLEPTNPIDAGIWRFCQTCTKCADACPVNAIPKDHEPSWELPTVYGKPDITHSPGRKQYWTNALDCWLFLTEYNGCGACMATCTFNTNNAPIHELVRTTLATTPLLNSFLWQADKFFGYGLTEDKEAWWDLSMPVYGFDSAATSSQGGYNK; via the coding sequence ATGCCTAATTTCCATCACACTATTAGTCGCCGTAATTTCATGAAAGGACTGGGGATATTAGGGACCGGTCTTGGAACTGCGGCGGCAACTGCTCCGGTTTTTCACGATTTGGATGATATTATTTCTTCGCCTAAGGCTGAATGGAAACGACCCTGGTGGGTGAAATACCGGGAGGCGGATAATCCCACTACCGAAATTGACTGGTCTTTGATGAATAGATGGGATGCCCGTCAGACAGCGCAAGCGCCCGGTATCCAAGCCAAATATCTGGGTGCGGACGAAATAAAGAAGAGATACGCCAATGTCCTGACCAACAAGGTAAAGGCCATTACCCATGATACCCCCGGTCAGACACTGAGAGATTACGCTCTTTCATCCGGCGCGGGCTATTTTATGAATTTGCCTTATGTGACTACTTTTATGGGTCCCCAGAAAGTGGCTACACCTCAAAGCTTAAGTGTCCCGGTCTGGCAGGGTACTCCTGAGGAAAATAGCCGGATGCTGCGGTCTGCGGTAATCTTCTATGGTGGAGGGCAGGTTGGTTTTGGTGTTATAGACCAGAAAATTAAAGACAAGCTGGTATTTACCAATCATAAAGGGGCTGCCAACTCCATTGGCTTTGTTGAAAATTTCCCCCCGCCGCCTGCATTGGGTAAATCATATTTATTTGAAGATGTGGAGCAGGGTTATGAAGGGGCGACTACATTTGTTCTGCCGTCCAATAAACAGCTTTATGAATTCTGTTTCACTGTGCCTATGTCCAAAGATATGTTCAGGACGGCTAACGAATCCCAGATAATGTATTCGGCCAATCTGTCTCGTTATCGGCTTTTCGGTAATATCCAAAATTGTATTCAGGAATTTATCCGCTCACTTGGCTATACCTGTTACGGTTACGCGTCACCCTTTTCCGGTATGATGCCCGCAATTGCCAGCGCCCAGTTAACCGGTATTACGGAAGGAAACCGAAACAATGGCTTCTGCACCAGCCCCGAATACGGGCCTATACTTGGGGTGTTCAGTTTGGTTACCGACATGCCTCTTGAACCTACTAACCCCATCGATGCCGGTATCTGGCGGTTCTGCCAGACCTGTACCAAGTGTGCAGATGCCTGCCCTGTAAACGCCATACCCAAAGATCATGAACCCTCTTGGGAGTTGCCGACTGTTTATGGCAAGCCGGATATCACGCATTCTCCGGGAAGAAAACAGTACTGGACGAATGCCCTTGATTGCTGGCTTTTCTTGACTGAGTACAACGGCTGCGGTGCCTGTATGGCTACTTGTACTTTCAATACTAATAATGCTCCTATCCATGAGCTGGTCAGGACTACATTGGCAACTACGCCGTTGTTGAATTCATTCTTGTGGCAGGCAGATAAATTCTTTGGTTACGGTTTGACTGAAGACAAGGAAGCCTGGTGGGATCTGTCTATGCCGGTTTACGGGTTTGACAGTGCCGCTACCTCAAGTCAAGGCGGTTATAACAAATAA